From Deferrivibrio essentukiensis, one genomic window encodes:
- the proB gene encoding glutamate 5-kinase, translating to MRNLPKIDTLIIKIGSSILTDVDGEVNLKFINKLSEVISRIKKDVNNVVIVSSGAVACGFKTLGFIKKPKEIIDKQACAAVGQSKLIQCYENAFLKFGINVGQVLITKDDFSNRRRYLNARYTIRRLLEFGVIPIINENDSVVIDELKYYETFGDNDNLSALVAGLLSADLLLILSDVEGLYDKNPLQDNSAKLISEVKYFNDDLLNLGGDSVSGVGTGGMRSKLLAAKKALDAGCLVGIISGKNPENIEKFIHNHEVGTFFGLINDRKSKKEHWLAYATISKGEIFVDNGAVHALMSNKSLLPSGIIDITGSFNIGDVVKIVNLEGVEIARGKVRYSASDLKKIKGKKTSQIYDILGYKFADEVIHIDDMVITKGG from the coding sequence ATGAGAAATCTACCTAAAATTGACACTCTAATAATCAAAATTGGCAGCAGTATCCTCACAGATGTTGACGGAGAAGTAAATCTAAAGTTTATAAATAAGTTATCTGAAGTTATAAGTCGTATAAAGAAAGACGTAAATAATGTTGTAATTGTTTCATCAGGTGCAGTTGCCTGTGGATTTAAAACTTTAGGATTTATTAAAAAACCGAAAGAAATTATTGACAAACAGGCTTGTGCAGCTGTCGGTCAATCCAAGCTTATTCAATGTTATGAAAATGCCTTTTTAAAATTTGGTATAAATGTAGGCCAAGTCTTAATTACCAAAGATGATTTTTCAAACAGAAGAAGATATTTAAATGCGAGATATACAATCAGAAGACTTCTGGAGTTTGGGGTTATTCCCATTATTAATGAGAACGATTCCGTTGTCATCGATGAGTTGAAATATTATGAAACTTTTGGGGATAATGACAACCTGTCTGCTCTTGTAGCAGGGCTTTTATCTGCTGATTTGCTTCTTATTTTATCGGATGTCGAAGGGTTATATGACAAAAATCCTCTGCAAGATAACTCTGCAAAGCTGATAAGTGAAGTGAAATATTTCAATGATGACCTACTTAATCTCGGAGGCGATTCAGTCAGCGGAGTTGGAACAGGAGGGATGAGGTCTAAACTTTTGGCAGCTAAAAAAGCACTTGATGCTGGTTGTCTTGTAGGGATTATTTCCGGTAAAAATCCTGAAAATATTGAGAAATTTATACATAATCATGAAGTAGGAACTTTTTTTGGGCTTATTAATGACCGTAAAAGTAAAAAGGAGCATTGGTTAGCTTATGCCACTATTTCAAAAGGTGAAATATTTGTTGATAATGGTGCCGTTCATGCTCTAATGAGTAATAAGTCCCTTTTACCTTCAGGCATCATAGATATAACGGGTAGCTTTAATATAGGGGATGTAGTAAAGATTGTAAATCTTGAAGGGGTTGAGATAGCAAGAGGTAAGGTCAGGTATTCCGCTTCAGACCTTAAAAAGATAAAAGGGAAAAAAACCTCTCAAATATATGATATTTTGGGTTATAAGTTTGCAGATGAAGTGATACACATAGATGATATGGTAATTACAAAGGGAGGGTGA
- a CDS encoding glutamate-5-semialdehyde dehydrogenase has translation MSIFEQAKMASYSFMTESTDKKNKVLKKIAEFLNSEREYIISENLKDLENGIKNNLSEALLDRLKLDDKRIDSMINGVNEIIAQEDPIGSIVSGYKRPNGLNIYKVRVPLGVVGIIYESRPNVTVDAAALCIKSGNVSILRGGKEASYSNTALGQIIKRALKSESIDENVCIVLNDPDRNLMNKMLKAKDFIDIIVPRGGEGLIKYCTEESFIPLVKHDKGLCHVYIDEFADVNKGVNIAFNAKVQRPGVCNAIETLLVHKNIYKNVLDILIPMYQNAGVEIVGCNIVAKEYGVAKATEEDWNTEYLSLKISIKVVDSLIDAINHINKYGSSHSESIVTENYSNAQDFLNKVDAAAVYVNASTRFTDGAEFGLGAEIGISTQKLHCRGPMGAFDLTTTKYIIYGNGQIRA, from the coding sequence GTGAGTATATTTGAACAAGCAAAAATGGCTTCATACTCATTCATGACTGAATCTACTGATAAAAAAAATAAAGTTCTTAAGAAAATAGCTGAGTTTCTTAATAGTGAGAGAGAATATATAATTTCTGAAAACCTTAAAGATTTAGAAAACGGGATTAAAAATAATTTAAGTGAAGCTCTTTTAGACAGACTGAAACTTGATGATAAAAGAATAGATTCTATGATTAACGGTGTAAATGAGATAATTGCACAGGAAGATCCGATTGGCTCAATAGTTTCAGGTTATAAAAGGCCAAACGGTCTAAATATTTATAAAGTCAGAGTCCCTCTTGGTGTTGTGGGAATAATATATGAGTCCAGACCTAATGTTACTGTCGATGCTGCTGCTCTTTGTATAAAATCAGGGAATGTTTCTATCTTAAGAGGCGGGAAAGAGGCTTCATATTCAAATACTGCTTTGGGTCAGATTATAAAAAGAGCCCTTAAAAGTGAAAGCATTGATGAAAATGTTTGTATAGTTTTAAATGACCCTGATAGAAACCTTATGAATAAGATGCTTAAGGCTAAGGATTTTATTGATATTATTGTACCAAGAGGTGGCGAAGGGCTAATAAAATATTGTACAGAGGAATCATTTATTCCACTTGTAAAGCATGATAAAGGCCTTTGTCATGTTTATATTGATGAGTTTGCTGATGTTAACAAGGGAGTAAATATTGCATTTAATGCAAAGGTACAAAGGCCCGGTGTTTGCAATGCTATAGAAACACTTCTTGTTCATAAAAATATTTATAAAAATGTTTTGGATATTCTGATTCCGATGTACCAAAATGCAGGTGTTGAGATAGTCGGGTGTAATATAGTTGCTAAAGAGTACGGAGTAGCAAAAGCTACTGAAGAAGATTGGAATACCGAATATTTATCCTTAAAAATATCGATAAAGGTAGTCGATTCGTTAATTGATGCTATAAATCATATAAATAAGTATGGTTCTTCTCATTCCGAATCAATAGTGACTGAAAATTATTCAAACGCACAAGATTTTCTTAATAAGGTTGATGCTGCTGCTGTGTATGTTAATGCATCTACAAGATTTACGGATGGTGCCGAGTTTGGGCTGGGAGCTGAAATAGGTATCAGTACTCAAAAGCTTCATTGCCGTGGCCCTATGGGAGCTTTTGACCTGACCACAACAAAATATATTATCTATGGTAACGGACAAATAAGAGCCTAA
- the nadD gene encoding nicotinate-nucleotide adenylyltransferase yields MKKIGLFGGTFNPIHIGHLNIAKTVYETFNLDELHFIPSKIPPHKNLWLTPAKDRFEMVKAAVKHMKGNYVVSDYEIKKKGVSYTYLTLKHYRQNHPGAQLFFITGTDIFATIQTWNNWEKLFDLANFIVINRKELSFVELISILPKKVLKILRNLETFENTLYGRVVLCKANEIDISSTKIRNMFKTGKMSSFLPNPVIEYIKKNNLYKEV; encoded by the coding sequence TTGAAAAAAATAGGACTGTTTGGAGGCACATTTAATCCCATACATATTGGTCACTTAAATATAGCTAAAACTGTTTATGAGACTTTTAATCTTGATGAATTGCATTTTATCCCCTCAAAAATTCCCCCGCACAAAAATTTGTGGTTGACCCCTGCAAAAGATAGATTTGAAATGGTTAAAGCTGCGGTTAAACATATGAAGGGTAATTACGTAGTATCTGATTATGAAATAAAGAAAAAAGGTGTATCTTATACTTATCTCACTTTAAAGCACTATCGTCAAAATCACCCTGGTGCTCAATTGTTTTTTATAACCGGTACTGATATATTTGCTACAATTCAGACATGGAACAACTGGGAAAAGCTTTTTGACTTAGCTAATTTTATTGTAATCAATAGAAAAGAGTTGAGTTTTGTTGAGCTTATCTCTATTTTGCCTAAAAAAGTGTTAAAAATATTAAGAAACCTTGAAACTTTTGAAAATACCCTTTATGGTAGAGTAGTGTTATGTAAGGCAAATGAAATCGATATTTCAAGTACAAAAATACGAAATATGTTTAAGACCGGTAAAATGTCGTCATTTTTGCCAAATCCGGTGATTGAATATATAAAAAAAAATAATCTTTATAAAGAGGTGTAA
- the rsfS gene encoding ribosome silencing factor: MESNELVKVVFSLLDDKKGEDIVAFDISKVSSLADFIIICSGNSDVHIKALCDHILETLKKDYDVTPLKVDGYGLSKWVCIDYGQILVNIMGFNERDYYSLESIWGGCKKIKLDDINA, encoded by the coding sequence ATGGAAAGTAATGAGTTGGTAAAAGTAGTTTTTAGCTTGTTAGACGATAAAAAAGGGGAAGACATTGTTGCATTTGATATTTCAAAGGTATCATCTTTAGCTGATTTTATTATAATTTGTTCTGGAAATTCAGATGTTCATATAAAGGCACTTTGTGACCATATTCTTGAAACACTTAAAAAAGATTACGATGTTACTCCGCTTAAAGTCGATGGATATGGATTATCAAAATGGGTCTGCATAGATTACGGGCAAATATTGGTAAATATTATGGGTTTTAATGAAAGGGATTATTATAGCCTTGAAAGTATTTGGGGCGGTTGTAAAAAAATCAAATTAGACGATATAAATGCTTAG
- a CDS encoding tRNA (cytidine(34)-2'-O)-methyltransferase, translating into MLNIALINPKIPQNTGNIARLAAGINAKLILVGELGFSLDDKYLKRAGLDYWDYVDLEYLDSLDLFEQKYLPEDYYYALITKFGNKRYDNIFSEVKRCNKMPMFVFGNETEGLPSLFHKKFENQKFYIPMNSLHIRSLNLSNSAALVVYDYLRQDDFRDIDAKQSY; encoded by the coding sequence ATGTTAAATATTGCCCTGATAAATCCAAAAATACCACAAAATACAGGTAATATTGCAAGGCTTGCAGCAGGAATCAATGCAAAGCTTATTTTGGTGGGTGAGTTAGGTTTTAGTCTTGATGACAAGTATTTAAAGAGAGCAGGGCTTGATTATTGGGATTACGTTGATTTGGAATATTTAGATTCGTTAGACCTTTTTGAACAAAAATATCTACCTGAAGATTATTATTATGCTCTCATTACAAAATTTGGTAATAAAAGGTATGACAATATATTTTCCGAAGTTAAAAGATGTAATAAAATGCCGATGTTTGTTTTTGGTAATGAAACTGAAGGTTTGCCAAGTTTATTTCATAAAAAATTTGAAAATCAAAAATTCTATATTCCTATGAATAGCTTGCACATTAGAAGTTTGAATCTTTCTAACTCAGCTGCTTTGGTAGTTTATGACTATTTGAGGCAAGATGATTTCAGAGATATAGATGCTAAACAAAGTTATTAA
- a CDS encoding PAS domain-containing sensor histidine kinase: MLNKVIKKFSYYEFVVFLFLLLIFTASFAVFIDTKSNKKIELFIYTIHERILNTVISDFDSQIIYFKNLSKDFENLPYLLEYETSIKFIIFKDGSILSSNIGYDSNYFLSSLKQLENKGSFFANIDDKNIFGVATLINGYEVVIFKKLNLNDKSFSIYGEKIGIYDRYNGRIISEEYIDLKLLEKFYSVNKLDEITIFQSKENVFSIKRFHGSDYYVFVYSPKSNYMTAIAKKGDKFTFTSFLFGFVFVVVLFFIKSFLSRYLTEKEKYEKLFQLEHEKFEKIVESITEGVCLIDKDYNIVWYNKYLNEMLGGLHQGKCFEILHGGDSKCDFCLLDNILKKGVTESIQIENFLKDSIGHFEIVWSPIKNENNEIIAFVSVIKDITDSVKIQNEIIKSETYLKSIIYNSPEAILTFDKDFNVKTINNEALAVLRLDKKPETLKNIFDNNLLSKISEKQSIRNFDCHLSIGEQNYLPAQVSVSKLTDELSDEYICVIKDMSKIKELEAQVIQSEKLSALGLLAGGVAHEINNPLVGILNMAQVLSKNLKDSSSKKIVDVIIDAGMETKKIVENLLSYARQHINKDEEFFIIESIEFALKILGSKIRNAKINIHKNIDSNLKVRGNKGKVHQIFLNLIGNALDATTSGGNIYIKSLIEEGRYIIEIMDDGEGIDEAFLDKIFDPFFTTKPPGSGTGLGLSITLGIIKEHGWEIKVESEKGKYTLFRIVINERI; encoded by the coding sequence ATGCTAAACAAAGTTATTAAAAAGTTTAGTTATTATGAGTTTGTAGTATTTCTTTTTCTTTTACTAATTTTCACGGCTTCTTTTGCGGTTTTTATCGATACAAAAAGCAATAAAAAAATTGAGTTATTTATTTATACGATACATGAAAGGATTTTAAATACCGTTATTTCTGACTTTGATTCACAAATAATTTACTTTAAAAATTTATCCAAAGACTTTGAAAATTTACCTTATTTGCTTGAATATGAAACAAGTATAAAATTTATTATATTTAAAGACGGCTCTATTTTAAGCTCAAATATTGGTTATGATAGTAATTATTTTTTATCATCGTTAAAGCAGCTTGAAAATAAAGGGAGTTTTTTTGCAAATATTGATGATAAAAATATTTTTGGTGTTGCAACTTTAATAAATGGCTATGAAGTTGTTATTTTTAAAAAGCTAAATTTAAATGACAAATCTTTTTCGATATATGGAGAAAAAATAGGGATTTATGACAGATACAATGGTAGAATAATATCTGAAGAATATATTGATTTGAAACTTTTGGAAAAATTTTATTCGGTTAATAAGCTGGATGAGATAACAATATTTCAAAGCAAAGAAAATGTTTTCTCTATCAAAAGGTTTCATGGCTCCGATTACTATGTTTTTGTTTATTCTCCAAAAAGCAATTATATGACTGCAATTGCCAAAAAAGGGGACAAATTTACTTTTACATCTTTTTTATTTGGCTTTGTCTTTGTCGTGGTTTTATTTTTCATTAAGTCTTTTTTAAGCAGATATTTGACAGAAAAAGAGAAATATGAAAAACTGTTTCAACTTGAGCACGAAAAATTTGAAAAAATTGTAGAATCTATTACTGAAGGTGTTTGTCTAATAGATAAGGATTACAATATAGTTTGGTATAATAAATACTTAAATGAGATGTTAGGTGGATTGCATCAGGGGAAGTGTTTTGAAATTCTTCATGGGGGAGATTCAAAGTGTGATTTTTGCCTTCTGGATAATATTTTAAAAAAAGGTGTCACTGAAAGTATCCAGATAGAAAATTTTTTAAAAGATTCTATAGGTCATTTTGAAATTGTGTGGTCCCCTATAAAAAATGAAAATAACGAAATAATAGCTTTCGTATCTGTTATAAAAGATATTACTGATTCAGTCAAAATTCAAAATGAAATAATTAAAAGTGAAACATATCTGAAAAGTATTATATATAACTCTCCTGAAGCGATTTTGACATTTGATAAAGACTTTAATGTAAAAACTATTAATAATGAGGCATTAGCTGTATTAAGATTGGATAAAAAGCCTGAAACTTTGAAAAATATATTTGATAACAATTTACTTTCTAAGATAAGTGAAAAGCAAAGTATAAGAAATTTTGATTGCCATCTGTCTATTGGAGAGCAAAACTATTTACCTGCTCAGGTTTCAGTATCCAAATTAACCGATGAATTAAGTGATGAGTATATTTGTGTTATCAAGGATATGAGTAAAATAAAAGAGCTTGAGGCGCAGGTAATCCAATCCGAAAAACTTTCTGCATTGGGACTTTTGGCTGGTGGTGTAGCTCATGAAATAAATAACCCTCTGGTTGGGATTTTAAATATGGCTCAGGTATTGTCTAAAAATCTGAAAGATAGTAGCTCTAAAAAGATAGTGGATGTAATTATTGATGCAGGTATGGAAACTAAAAAAATTGTAGAAAACTTACTTTCTTATGCCAGGCAACATATTAATAAAGATGAAGAATTTTTTATAATAGAAAGTATTGAATTTGCGCTTAAAATTTTAGGCAGTAAAATAAGAAATGCAAAAATTAATATTCATAAAAATATAGATTCAAATCTAAAGGTAAGAGGGAATAAAGGAAAAGTTCACCAGATATTTTTAAATTTAATAGGAAATGCACTTGATGCTACTACTTCCGGTGGTAATATATATATAAAAAGCTTGATAGAAGAGGGTAGATATATTATTGAAATAATGGATGATGGTGAAGGGATAGACGAGGCTTTTTTAGACAAGATATTTGACCCCTTTTTTACTACCAAACCGCCTGGTAGCGGTACAGGGCTTGGCTTGTCAATTACGTTAGGAATAATTAAAGAGCATGGTTGGGAAATAAAAGTCGAATCTGAAAAAGGAAAATATACCTTATTTAGGATAGTGATTAATGAAAGAATATAG
- a CDS encoding sigma-54-dependent transcriptional regulator, giving the protein MKEYRVVVIDDERFSLEFFDALFSAEDIDIFKYLSANEALNKISEIMPDLVICDHLMPEMNGFEVLEILKRNYPDIPFIMITGYGTIEKAVEAIKLGAFDYITKPFDNIEDILNRVKRGIENYRLKTKVKVLQENISEIYGLPNIVAKSKKMKEIIQTVKKIAGINSTVLITGESGTGKELIAKAIHSLSDRKNERFIEINCAAIPEALQESLFFGYVKGAFTGADTAKKGYFEEAHKGTLFLDEIGETSLNLQAKLLRAIQEKKVKKLGSVESINFDVRLICATNKQLDKLIEENLFRQDLYYRINVIGLYIPPLRERKEDIPYLVEFFVKKYSNEFRKNIVKIEPDIYKKLYDYSWPGNIRELENVIERAVALSDNDILTSDNIILENNLPSDSNESKIIFEYEKARKIFEKQYLKNILDFCDGNVLKASKYANLNPATLHRKINKYLK; this is encoded by the coding sequence ATGAAAGAATATAGAGTTGTTGTTATTGATGATGAAAGATTCAGTCTTGAATTTTTTGATGCCCTTTTTAGTGCTGAAGATATTGATATATTTAAATATTTATCGGCTAATGAAGCACTTAATAAAATTTCAGAAATAATGCCTGACCTTGTAATTTGTGATCATTTGATGCCTGAAATGAATGGTTTTGAAGTATTGGAAATCTTAAAAAGGAATTATCCTGATATCCCTTTTATTATGATTACAGGTTACGGCACAATAGAAAAGGCTGTAGAAGCAATAAAATTGGGAGCGTTTGATTACATAACAAAACCATTTGATAACATTGAAGATATATTAAATAGGGTAAAAAGAGGAATAGAAAATTACAGACTCAAAACAAAAGTTAAAGTTTTACAGGAAAATATAAGTGAAATTTACGGTTTGCCCAATATCGTTGCAAAAAGCAAAAAGATGAAGGAGATAATACAAACCGTTAAAAAGATAGCAGGTATTAATAGCACAGTTTTAATTACAGGTGAGTCAGGTACTGGTAAAGAATTAATTGCTAAAGCTATACATAGCTTGAGTGATAGAAAAAATGAAAGGTTTATTGAGATAAACTGTGCAGCCATTCCCGAAGCTTTGCAGGAAAGCTTGTTTTTTGGTTATGTAAAAGGTGCATTTACTGGGGCAGATACCGCCAAAAAAGGGTATTTTGAAGAGGCCCATAAGGGGACTCTGTTTTTAGATGAGATAGGTGAAACATCTTTAAATCTACAAGCAAAGCTTTTAAGAGCGATACAGGAGAAAAAAGTCAAAAAATTAGGCTCGGTTGAATCAATAAATTTTGATGTGAGATTAATTTGTGCGACAAATAAGCAGCTTGATAAGCTTATAGAGGAAAATTTGTTTAGGCAGGATTTATATTATAGAATAAATGTTATAGGTCTTTATATTCCCCCTCTTAGGGAAAGAAAAGAGGATATTCCTTACTTAGTTGAATTTTTTGTTAAAAAGTATTCAAATGAATTTAGAAAAAATATAGTTAAAATAGAACCTGATATATATAAAAAATTGTATGACTACAGCTGGCCTGGCAATATAAGAGAGCTTGAAAATGTTATCGAGCGGGCAGTAGCTCTATCTGACAATGATATACTAACATCGGATAATATTATTTTGGAAAATAATTTGCCATCAGATAGTAATGAATCAAAAATAATTTTTGAATATGAAAAAGCCAGGAAAATATTTGAAAAGCAATATCTTAAAAATATTTTGGATTTTTGTGATGGTAATGTGTTAAAAGCAAGTAAATATGCAAATTTAAACCCAGCAACCTTGCATAGAAAAATAAATAAATATCTTAAATAA
- a CDS encoding DctP family TRAP transporter solute-binding subunit, translating to MYVKKLFIIILLTFTITSFAETKIVIKFSHVVSENSPKGKAVLYFKNLVEKKSDGRISVQIFPRGVLFDDITVVEALKNDIVQMAAPSFSKLSFYVKDFQLFDIPFLFKNIYSIHRAYSGNIGEILKRNSEGNGIKVLAFWDNGFKHITNNSKVIKLPNDMKGLKFRTMGSDILNYQFSLAGAKPYTKSFSNLKSLLEEGVIDGQENTFSNIYYQKMYEVQRYLTVSKHGYLGYAVITSMKFWNSIDKELQDIILEALEISTHYEYKLAIEDNERSFEMIKLEAKDLEIHYIDDKNRALWVKFYKRYHEKFTNVISQEILKELDNL from the coding sequence ATGTATGTAAAAAAACTATTTATTATTATTTTACTGACATTTACCATAACTTCTTTTGCGGAAACTAAAATCGTAATTAAGTTTAGCCATGTTGTTAGTGAGAATAGCCCCAAAGGTAAGGCAGTATTATATTTTAAAAATCTTGTTGAGAAAAAGAGTGATGGGAGAATCAGCGTTCAGATTTTTCCACGAGGGGTACTTTTTGACGATATTACTGTAGTTGAAGCACTTAAGAATGACATCGTGCAAATGGCTGCTCCCAGTTTTTCAAAGCTAAGTTTTTATGTAAAAGATTTTCAATTGTTTGATATCCCTTTTTTATTTAAGAATATTTACTCTATCCACAGAGCTTATTCAGGAAATATAGGGGAAATATTAAAACGAAATTCGGAAGGTAATGGGATTAAAGTTTTGGCTTTTTGGGATAATGGCTTTAAACATATAACTAACAACTCAAAGGTGATTAAGCTGCCAAATGATATGAAAGGGCTTAAGTTTAGAACAATGGGCAGTGATATTTTAAATTATCAGTTTAGTTTAGCCGGGGCAAAGCCGTATACTAAATCTTTTTCAAATTTAAAAAGTTTATTAGAAGAGGGTGTAATTGATGGACAGGAAAATACATTCAGTAATATATATTATCAAAAAATGTATGAGGTACAAAGGTATTTAACTGTTTCAAAGCATGGGTATTTGGGTTATGCTGTTATTACATCAATGAAATTTTGGAATAGCATTGATAAAGAGTTACAAGATATTATTTTAGAAGCATTGGAAATTTCTACGCACTATGAATACAAACTTGCTATTGAAGACAATGAGCGTAGTTTTGAAATGATTAAGTTGGAAGCAAAAGATTTAGAAATACATTATATTGATGATAAAAATAGGGCTTTATGGGTTAAGTTTTATAAAAGATATCATGAGAAGTTTACAAATGTGATATCTCAAGAAATTTTAAAAGAATTGGACAATTTGTGA
- a CDS encoding TRAP transporter large permease, with protein MITSILFILLFISLLLGIPIAVSLGLATSITMLAFTDIPALVIAQKMFTSIDKFALMAIPLFVLAGNFLSQGGAAERIIRFAKALVGHLPGGLPMSAIFACIIFAAVSGSSPATVAAIGSIMIGAIQDAGYSPKFSVGSIVTAGSLGILIPPSIVLIVYGVTVDQSIGKLFMAGFIPGIFLGTMLMVVTYISARRAGFKKEKRASNKEIFTAFKESVWALLVIVIVIGGIYGGIFTPTEAAAVSAVYGFVVVKFIYKDLKWADVPKIIMHSAATSAMILFIIANAMLFAYFLTVQQIPQALAQWIIDMNFSKVVFLIFVNILLLIGGNFMEPSSLIMILAPLIFPAAMKLGIDPIHLGIIITVNMEIGMLTPPVGLNLFVASGISGMSLQEVIRASMPWFFALLLGLLIITYIPQISLFLPNLIYKF; from the coding sequence ATGATAACTTCTATACTTTTTATACTTTTATTTATCTCACTTTTGTTGGGTATTCCTATTGCTGTTTCACTTGGCCTTGCCACATCAATTACTATGCTTGCTTTTACTGACATACCAGCGCTTGTTATCGCACAAAAAATGTTTACATCAATAGATAAGTTTGCCCTTATGGCAATACCTCTTTTTGTACTTGCGGGCAATTTTTTATCTCAAGGTGGTGCAGCAGAAAGGATTATTAGATTTGCTAAAGCATTAGTTGGACATCTTCCAGGCGGTCTGCCGATGAGCGCAATCTTTGCATGTATAATTTTTGCTGCTGTTAGTGGCTCTTCCCCTGCGACAGTTGCAGCAATCGGCTCCATTATGATTGGCGCCATTCAAGATGCCGGCTACAGTCCAAAGTTTTCCGTAGGCTCTATTGTAACAGCAGGCTCACTCGGTATTCTAATTCCTCCCTCAATCGTTTTAATTGTTTACGGCGTAACTGTCGACCAATCAATTGGTAAACTTTTCATGGCAGGTTTTATACCAGGAATATTTCTGGGGACAATGCTTATGGTAGTAACATACATCTCAGCAAGAAGAGCCGGATTTAAAAAAGAAAAAAGAGCTTCAAATAAAGAAATTTTTACTGCATTTAAAGAGTCTGTATGGGCACTTCTTGTAATTGTTATCGTTATCGGTGGAATCTACGGCGGAATTTTTACTCCTACAGAGGCTGCTGCTGTGTCTGCTGTTTACGGATTTGTAGTAGTAAAATTTATTTACAAGGATTTAAAGTGGGCCGATGTGCCTAAGATAATTATGCACTCTGCCGCTACTTCGGCTATGATTCTTTTTATCATAGCAAATGCAATGCTCTTTGCTTACTTTTTAACAGTACAACAGATTCCACAAGCTCTTGCTCAGTGGATTATCGATATGAATTTTAGCAAGGTTGTTTTCCTTATTTTTGTAAATATTCTGCTTCTTATTGGTGGCAACTTTATGGAACCATCAAGCCTGATTATGATATTGGCACCCCTTATCTTTCCAGCAGCTATGAAACTTGGTATTGACCCTATTCATTTAGGAATAATCATTACTGTTAATATGGAAATAGGAATGCTAACTCCGCCGGTAGGATTAAACCTTTTTGTTGCAAGTGGGATATCAGGAATGAGTCTACAAGAAGTAATAAGGGCTTCGATGCCATGGTTTTTTGCTTTGTTATTAGGACTTTTAATAATAACCTACATACCTCAAATATCACTATTTTTACCAAATTTGATATACAAATTTTAA
- a CDS encoding TRAP transporter small permease — protein sequence MKDLFEKLDSYLDYINMTVMTVMMAVATLLAFINVVLRYVFGTSLTWAGELTSYLFIWSALFGSAYGFKIGLHIGVTAIIQSIKPKIAKYILSLSLIVIFIYLLLIVKWGYDFVMFNYELEQVSIDLQLPFWIIYLCVPISMSIAAYQVLLKIIKTIRIPADQFSYDMVMKEQH from the coding sequence ATGAAAGATTTATTTGAAAAGTTGGACAGTTATCTTGACTATATAAATATGACCGTAATGACAGTAATGATGGCTGTTGCCACACTGTTAGCTTTTATAAATGTAGTTTTAAGATATGTTTTTGGTACATCTCTTACGTGGGCCGGAGAGCTTACTTCTTATCTTTTTATATGGTCAGCACTTTTTGGCTCAGCGTATGGTTTTAAAATAGGCCTTCATATTGGAGTGACGGCCATTATACAGTCAATTAAACCAAAGATTGCAAAATATATACTATCTTTATCACTTATAGTAATCTTTATATATCTCTTGCTTATTGTAAAATGGGGCTATGACTTTGTTATGTTTAATTACGAACTCGAACAGGTATCAATCGATTTGCAATTACCATTCTGGATTATATACCTATGTGTACCTATTAGTATGTCAATTGCCGCATATCAGGTATTACTAAAAATTATAAAAACTATAAGAATTCCAGCTGATCAATTCAGTTATGATATGGTAATGAAGGAGCAACACTGA